One region of Syntrophales bacterium genomic DNA includes:
- a CDS encoding winged helix-turn-helix domain-containing protein — protein sequence MSDLFAGLISSKTRIGLLVRLFFNPGTRAYLRELATELQVSTNAVREELNQLTKTQLLTSERDGRSVYYKANTEHPLFPELRSMVGKVMGLDQVMESILTRLGDLEKAWLIDDYAEGKDTGIVDLVLVGNIDRYHLNDLTRKTERYINRKIRSLVLTREEFEAFLPTLENRPHYLVWEG from the coding sequence ATGTCCGACCTTTTCGCGGGACTCATCTCATCAAAAACCAGGATCGGCCTGCTGGTGCGCCTCTTCTTCAACCCCGGCACCCGGGCCTACCTCCGGGAACTGGCCACGGAACTCCAGGTGTCCACCAACGCCGTGCGGGAAGAGCTGAACCAGCTTACCAAAACGCAGCTCCTCACCTCCGAACGAGACGGCCGCAGCGTGTATTACAAGGCGAACACCGAACACCCCCTCTTCCCGGAACTGCGCTCCATGGTGGGCAAGGTCATGGGCCTCGACCAGGTCATGGAGAGCATCCTCACCCGCCTGGGCGACCTCGAAAAGGCCTGGCTCATCGACGACTACGCCGAGGGAAAAGACACGGGCATCGTGGACCTGGTCCTGGTGGGGAACATCGACCGGTACCACCTGAACGACCTGACCCGTAAAACAGAGCGCTACATCAACCGCAAAATCCGTTCCCTGGTACTGACCAGGGAGGAATTCGAGGCATTCCTGCCCACACTCGAAAACAGGCCGCATTATCTGGTGTGGGAGGGGTGA
- a CDS encoding flippase-like domain-containing protein — protein MQVCKSGALAFIFYFSPKIVIPWLITTFLARLLMVEVFVRPIQLLGVTMRRMSAFWLGWLRTFFNQMIPLSGITLIAAYCKRHCGLAWGELGALSSPLYFLSLAATGIFATGSIILGADKLGNSFVPVAVLSVLITSLSIAIIAKGSVVLVFLPAGVRRRLDTMERSLRLFEGHGQLLSRLFVSYGGILLLRCIRLWLLFFLGTNLNLGVQEILLLAAISEFGFLVPLIPGGIGVREGALISVAWMLGLDMEIVAAVALMDRLFSIVLVAIMAIPAYFVLRKEIVAVAE, from the coding sequence ATGCAAGTGTGCAAATCGGGCGCACTTGCATTTATTTTTTATTTTTCCCCGAAGATTGTAATTCCATGGCTGATTACTACTTTTCTTGCCCGGCTTTTGATGGTGGAAGTGTTTGTGCGGCCGATTCAGTTACTCGGAGTCACAATGCGTCGAATGTCGGCTTTCTGGCTCGGATGGTTGCGCACTTTTTTCAATCAGATGATTCCCCTGTCGGGCATCACGCTCATTGCGGCCTACTGCAAAAGACACTGCGGTCTCGCCTGGGGAGAGCTTGGGGCTTTATCGTCCCCTTTATATTTTCTTTCTCTCGCGGCAACGGGAATTTTTGCAACGGGCTCAATTATTCTCGGGGCCGACAAGCTGGGAAACTCCTTTGTACCCGTGGCAGTTCTTTCGGTTTTGATAACCAGTCTTTCCATTGCGATAATTGCCAAGGGCTCGGTCGTGCTTGTCTTCCTGCCGGCAGGTGTGCGGCGCCGTCTGGATACAATGGAGCGATCCCTTCGATTGTTTGAGGGGCATGGTCAGCTTTTGTCTCGCTTGTTTGTCTCCTACGGCGGGATACTGTTATTGCGCTGTATTCGATTGTGGCTGTTGTTTTTTCTGGGAACGAACCTGAATCTCGGCGTTCAGGAGATACTCCTGCTTGCGGCTATAAGCGAGTTCGGCTTTCTTGTTCCCCTCATACCGGGTGGGATCGGTGTTCGAGAAGGTGCCCTGATATCAGTGGCCTGGATGCTTGGACTCGATATGGAAATTGTTGCGGCTGTCGCTCTTATGGACAGATTGTTCAGCATTGTTCTGGTTGCCATCATGGCGATACCTGCATATTTTGTCCTGAGAAAAGAGATCGTAGCAGTGGCAGAATAG
- a CDS encoding class I SAM-dependent methyltransferase: MLKRTKRFIEKRKSINAGNYHTRHYTRTVHRALAIIGSLGEARSILDIGCNQGLTSRLLLERTQADQITGIELSRSTVDKDLLSDERFKLIEGDICELPLAGYYDAIIYGAVHHHIVRKHGLSEAVRVLQKIAESCRGKLFFETGHITEGGRWAWQRKLRQYFKTDEEHIYYLLRSIEEMIAGFEVIGRFRIHGVKRWLLCINMKGEAQLTNSCAPGGMNWDNFSDTDETEKYTRNFGSKKQRLLPIINEQNNGPVEFQKRKIGESVYFVKKALHSKTSLMQEYHIGRELMETWAVQPLSMPSSNTIIFPFIAGKKIVGDVQSFSIRERKLISGQITKIWDRCRIITLHWPKGIMTPIPDSAVLSQVVDLNPNNFLVEQYDGQPRVRVVDFEPRSNHYHWKNKLHIASMLIALKHHRIRAVGLGLSGFCEGVICLLKYQSKSTGERIRDGQPSLSSAIMAEIRSLVGKTVTSLIPSFYEE; the protein is encoded by the coding sequence ATGCTTAAAAGAACAAAGCGTTTTATTGAAAAAAGAAAATCGATCAATGCGGGAAATTACCACACGAGACATTATACGCGTACTGTGCATCGTGCACTTGCCATCATAGGCAGTCTCGGCGAAGCAAGGTCAATTCTGGATATAGGGTGCAACCAAGGATTGACAAGTCGACTCCTTCTGGAACGCACACAGGCAGATCAGATAACGGGAATAGAACTCTCCAGATCGACCGTTGACAAAGACCTGCTGTCAGATGAGAGGTTCAAATTAATAGAGGGCGACATTTGCGAGCTGCCCTTGGCTGGCTATTATGACGCAATTATTTATGGTGCGGTACATCATCACATAGTGCGGAAGCATGGTCTGAGTGAAGCCGTCCGGGTGCTGCAAAAAATCGCCGAATCATGCAGGGGTAAACTTTTCTTTGAAACAGGCCACATTACTGAAGGTGGAAGGTGGGCGTGGCAAAGAAAGCTCCGCCAATACTTTAAAACCGATGAAGAACACATTTATTATTTGCTGCGATCAATAGAAGAAATGATTGCGGGTTTCGAAGTAATAGGTCGTTTCCGGATTCATGGTGTTAAACGCTGGCTGCTGTGCATCAACATGAAGGGTGAGGCTCAGCTGACTAATTCTTGCGCACCAGGCGGAATGAACTGGGATAATTTCTCCGACACTGATGAAACTGAAAAATATACCCGAAACTTCGGTAGCAAAAAACAGAGACTATTGCCAATTATCAATGAACAGAATAATGGACCGGTTGAGTTTCAAAAACGAAAGATAGGGGAGAGTGTCTATTTCGTAAAAAAAGCTCTGCATTCAAAAACATCCTTAATGCAGGAGTATCATATAGGACGAGAGCTTATGGAGACGTGGGCTGTTCAGCCTCTCTCCATGCCATCATCGAATACGATTATTTTTCCGTTCATCGCAGGGAAAAAGATTGTTGGCGATGTCCAATCCTTCTCAATCAGGGAGCGCAAGTTAATATCTGGTCAGATCACGAAGATATGGGATCGTTGCCGAATAATCACATTACACTGGCCCAAAGGGATAATGACGCCAATACCCGATAGTGCTGTTTTGTCACAAGTTGTCGATCTGAATCCCAACAACTTTCTAGTGGAACAGTATGACGGTCAACCACGGGTGAGGGTGGTCGACTTCGAACCTCGATCAAACCATTATCACTGGAAGAATAAACTGCACATTGCCAGCATGCTTATAGCATTGAAGCATCATAGAATTCGTGCTGTTGGTTTGGGATTGTCAGGATTTTGTGAAGGTGTGATCTGTCTGTTGAAATACCAAAGCAAAAGCACAGGTGAACGGATTCGTGACGGGCAACCTTCGCTTTCATCAGCCATCATGGCAGAAATCCGATCACTTGTCGGGAAAACGGTGACATCTCTAATTCCGAGTTTCTATGAAGAATAA
- a CDS encoding UDP-N-acetylglucosamine 2-epimerase, which yields MIQFFIGTKAQFIKMAPIMAELQHRNIAFRYIDSGQHGDFTRSLRQVFKIREPDFSFSDNKRDITSIASALRWAVRLSSYCIFGKKWLREKVFPGGGICLVHGDTMSTLLGVSLARAAGLEVGHVEAGLRSYDYLHPFPEELIRVYCMKRCNVLFAPSADALSHLNQMNVPGKVIPVDGNTVVDALHFAETVPATISIPQEPYALAACHRLETITNRNRLERVVSLINRVSEELPVIFVTHKPTRRYLTRYNLHNRLSSDVKIMEMQDYVSFTALMRNAKMVLADGGSIQEECSYLCKPCLVLRNKTERCDGIGINAMLWGFKNQMLEEFLAMAKDFRPVPIDLPRPSKQIADYLIHSCGIAHGNSLSAETIKKYRSAP from the coding sequence ATAAAAATGGCTCCCATTATGGCGGAACTCCAGCACAGGAATATTGCCTTTCGTTATATTGACAGTGGTCAACACGGGGACTTTACCCGATCTCTCAGGCAAGTTTTTAAAATTCGAGAGCCGGATTTCAGTTTTAGTGACAATAAGCGTGATATTACGAGTATAGCATCTGCTTTGCGATGGGCTGTTCGGCTTAGTTCTTACTGTATTTTTGGAAAAAAGTGGCTACGAGAAAAAGTGTTTCCCGGTGGAGGCATATGCCTTGTACACGGTGACACTATGAGCACACTTCTTGGCGTTTCGCTGGCTCGGGCAGCTGGGCTTGAGGTGGGACATGTTGAAGCGGGGCTACGAAGCTATGACTACCTTCACCCTTTCCCGGAAGAACTGATCCGCGTCTACTGCATGAAGCGTTGCAATGTTTTGTTCGCACCCTCCGCAGACGCTTTGAGCCATCTGAATCAAATGAATGTTCCGGGAAAAGTGATCCCCGTTGATGGGAACACCGTAGTCGACGCGCTACATTTCGCTGAAACTGTGCCTGCTACAATATCTATACCGCAAGAACCCTATGCCCTCGCTGCATGCCACAGGCTTGAAACGATCACAAACCGCAACCGCCTTGAACGAGTGGTTTCACTCATAAATCGTGTGTCTGAAGAATTACCTGTGATCTTCGTAACGCACAAGCCTACACGCAGATACCTCACTCGATACAATCTGCACAATAGACTGTCTTCGGACGTGAAAATCATGGAGATGCAGGATTACGTAAGCTTCACGGCCCTGATGCGTAACGCGAAAATGGTACTCGCTGATGGGGGAAGCATCCAGGAAGAATGCAGTTACCTGTGTAAGCCCTGTTTGGTGCTGAGAAATAAAACAGAACGTTGCGACGGAATCGGAATTAACGCCATGCTATGGGGGTTCAAAAATCAGATGCTGGAAGAATTCCTCGCAATGGCAAAGGACTTCAGGCCGGTTCCGATAGATTTGCCTAGACCTTCGAAGCAGATTGCAGATTATTTAATCCACTCTTGCGGCATAGCACATGGCAATTCATTGTCTGCTGAAACAATCAAAAAATATCGGTCTGCTCCCTAA